A genomic region of Chondrinema litorale contains the following coding sequences:
- a CDS encoding sialate O-acetylesterase, with product MNLTKKSFHQLTYKLTVVILFSLLACSVKAAVILPDIIADNMVLQRNKPVPIWGTASPGEEVTVTFAGQTLKTTAKEDRKWMVKLKAMPANANPQKMIIKGKNTIELSGIVIGEVWLLTGQSNMQLILSSTTDGEETIASAYKPNIHLFNVDRKIAFHHKRGNLANWEKCTPLSVEEFSAAGYYFGVDLQEALNIPIGLINASFGGSQVEAWMPEEYLLASEDFKPCVDRTALWAAERPEVQAKYDSDMEAWKKAAEEAEKNNTKAPRQPRVPDALRDYRIAASIYNNMIEPLIPYTIQGAFWYQGESNEERAEQYGMLLPVFVVSWRDKWKANGGIKDFPFGIIQLPNYRDIEPEPVDNTWAHIREAQRRTVTKTKNTALIVTIDIGEAHDIHPHNKLDVGKRMARWALADVYGKEMVATGPMFKKAKVKGDKIELLFDVVGEGLKTKDGHAPMEFAIAGADKKWYWAKAKITGKNKVEVWGDEVPNPVAVRYAFNSNPKNPNLTNESGLPAAPFRTDNWPDPTAGKR from the coding sequence ATGAATCTGACAAAAAAATCATTTCATCAACTTACTTACAAACTCACAGTTGTAATCCTTTTTTCATTGCTTGCATGCTCTGTGAAAGCGGCTGTAATCTTGCCAGATATTATTGCCGATAATATGGTTTTACAGCGAAATAAGCCCGTACCGATCTGGGGCACAGCAAGTCCGGGAGAAGAGGTTACAGTAACATTTGCTGGGCAAACATTAAAGACTACAGCCAAAGAAGACCGCAAATGGATGGTAAAACTAAAAGCCATGCCTGCAAATGCCAATCCGCAGAAGATGATTATTAAAGGGAAAAACACCATCGAGTTGAGTGGAATTGTAATTGGCGAAGTTTGGTTGCTTACCGGTCAATCGAACATGCAACTGATTTTAAGCAGTACAACCGATGGTGAAGAAACGATTGCATCAGCATATAAACCCAATATCCATCTATTTAATGTAGATAGAAAAATTGCTTTCCATCACAAAAGAGGCAATCTGGCGAATTGGGAGAAATGCACACCACTTTCAGTAGAAGAGTTTAGTGCAGCGGGTTATTATTTCGGAGTTGATTTGCAGGAAGCTTTAAACATCCCAATCGGATTGATAAATGCATCTTTTGGTGGTTCGCAAGTAGAAGCTTGGATGCCAGAAGAATATCTGTTGGCTTCAGAAGATTTTAAACCTTGTGTAGATCGCACAGCGCTTTGGGCTGCCGAAAGGCCAGAAGTACAAGCCAAATACGATAGCGATATGGAAGCTTGGAAAAAGGCGGCCGAAGAAGCAGAAAAAAACAATACCAAAGCGCCACGTCAACCGAGAGTGCCCGATGCTTTACGCGATTACCGCATTGCAGCATCCATTTATAACAACATGATCGAACCACTCATACCTTATACTATACAGGGTGCTTTCTGGTATCAGGGGGAATCTAACGAGGAGAGAGCAGAACAGTATGGTATGCTTTTGCCGGTGTTTGTCGTATCTTGGCGAGATAAATGGAAAGCAAATGGGGGAATAAAAGATTTTCCTTTTGGCATCATCCAGCTACCTAACTATCGAGATATTGAGCCAGAACCAGTAGATAATACTTGGGCTCATATTCGTGAAGCACAGAGAAGAACTGTAACTAAAACCAAAAATACAGCTTTGATAGTCACCATAGATATAGGAGAGGCGCACGATATTCACCCACATAACAAACTGGATGTAGGCAAGCGCATGGCAAGATGGGCACTGGCAGATGTGTATGGAAAAGAGATGGTAGCAACTGGGCCAATGTTTAAAAAAGCCAAAGTAAAAGGTGATAAAATTGAGTTGCTATTTGATGTAGTAGGAGAGGGATTAAAAACAAAAGATGGACACGCACCGATGGAATTTGCCATAGCAGGAGCCGATAAAAAATGGTATTGGGCAAAAGCTAAAATTACAGGTAAAAACAAGGTAGAAGTTTGGGGAGATGAAGTACCAAATCCAGTAGCCGTGAGATATGCATTTAATAGCAATCCTAAAAACCCTAATTTGACTAACGAAAGTGGTTTGCCAGCAGCACCTTTCAGAACAGATAACTGGCCTGATCCGACTGCCGGGAAAAGATAA
- a CDS encoding glycoside hydrolase family 88/105 protein — protein sequence MLYFLCSSSFAFAQEPKMNDSNTPLHLLQPNYPTPYTISSPEQVEAVINKVYTYLNANTPTKVVDEKSGKEITDFSKPNDKAILAKGDFRLLSYEWGVTYAGMLAASKATGKDAYAEYVNNRVSFIADMANKYRKLKEQYPEAKTPFRSVLEPHALDDAGAICAAIIKAKRNGLDADVQPVIDNYIDYISNKQFRLFDGTLARNRPLPNTLWLDDLFMSVPALAQMGKLTGDRKYFDDAVKQVVQFSERMFNEDKNLYMHGWVQDMGVHPQFHWARANGWAVMTKVELLDVLPEDHPGREKVMDLLKKHIYGLASYQDGTGFWHQLIDRNDSYLETSATAIYTYAIAKAINNGWIDEKAYGSMALLAWNAVVSKVNDEGQVEGTCVGTGMGFDPAFYYHRPINIYAAHGYGPVLLAGAEIINLLNNKKAEINDSAILFSENN from the coding sequence ATGCTTTATTTCCTTTGTAGTAGCTCGTTTGCTTTTGCGCAAGAGCCAAAAATGAATGACTCAAATACACCATTGCATTTACTGCAACCCAACTATCCGACACCTTATACCATTTCTAGCCCCGAACAAGTGGAAGCTGTTATTAATAAGGTGTACACTTATCTGAATGCAAATACGCCCACCAAAGTAGTAGACGAAAAATCTGGCAAAGAAATTACCGATTTCTCAAAGCCTAATGACAAAGCCATTTTAGCAAAAGGCGATTTTAGGCTATTGAGTTATGAGTGGGGAGTAACTTATGCAGGTATGTTGGCTGCAAGTAAAGCCACTGGCAAAGATGCCTATGCCGAATATGTAAACAACAGAGTTTCATTTATTGCTGATATGGCCAACAAATACAGAAAATTAAAAGAGCAATATCCAGAAGCAAAAACACCTTTCCGTTCAGTGCTTGAGCCACATGCTTTAGATGATGCAGGGGCGATTTGTGCGGCAATTATTAAAGCTAAGAGAAATGGTTTAGATGCAGATGTGCAGCCAGTAATTGACAACTACATTGATTACATCAGCAACAAGCAGTTTAGATTATTCGATGGCACATTGGCAAGAAACAGACCTTTGCCTAACACGCTTTGGCTCGACGATTTATTTATGAGTGTGCCTGCTTTGGCACAAATGGGAAAACTTACTGGCGACAGAAAATACTTTGATGATGCCGTGAAACAGGTTGTACAATTTTCTGAACGTATGTTTAATGAAGACAAAAACCTATACATGCATGGTTGGGTGCAAGATATGGGCGTGCATCCGCAATTCCATTGGGCAAGAGCAAATGGCTGGGCAGTAATGACCAAGGTGGAGCTTCTAGATGTATTGCCAGAAGATCATCCGGGAAGGGAGAAGGTGATGGATTTACTCAAAAAGCATATTTATGGTTTGGCTTCTTACCAAGATGGAACCGGTTTCTGGCATCAACTAATCGATAGAAACGATTCTTATTTAGAAACTTCAGCAACTGCTATTTACACTTATGCCATTGCCAAAGCCATTAATAATGGTTGGATTGATGAAAAAGCTTATGGCTCAATGGCATTACTAGCTTGGAACGCTGTTGTGAGCAAAGTAAATGATGAGGGACAGGTAGAAGGAACTTGCGTGGGTACAGGCATGGGTTTCGATCCGGCATTCTATTACCACAGACCTATTAATATCTACGCAGCACACGGTTATGGTCCAGTGCTTTTGGCGGGTGCAGAAATTATCAATTTACTTAATAACAAGAAGGCAGAGATTAATGATAGTGCCATTCTTTTCAGTGAAAATAATTAA
- a CDS encoding rhamnogalacturonan acetylesterase: MKVTGLKHIGFVLLLATIFCSCTPKGESQTKEIATETDETIDQPVTFKFDFGDGNAADGYKQVTSTTFYSPETGYGLVSETPLSTGSNNGKEDASSDFLTSVHPFYFTMDMPEGNYRIKITFGNEQTATKATVKAESRRLMLYDLNLAAGEFATKSIVVNVRTPKINEQESIRLKSREHPYLNWDNQLTLEFSNKNPNINSIEITEDKEIPTVFLAGNSTVVDQEYEPWAAWGQMFPAFLKDDIAVANYAESGETLKAFVGEKRWEKVMSKMKAGDFLFIEFAHNDQKPGGAHVEAFTGYKELVKRFIKETKDKGATPILVTSMHRRRFNEQGKIINTLENYPEAMRQTAEEEQVALVDLNAMSKDFYEAMGVEDSKKAFVHFAAGTFPGQEKDLADNTHFSTYGAYELAKCIVEGVKDNVPELAKHLKDNLPEFDPAKPDDFESFDWPLSPSFENKKPDGN, encoded by the coding sequence ATGAAAGTAACAGGTTTAAAACATATAGGCTTCGTATTACTGCTCGCAACAATCTTTTGTTCGTGTACGCCTAAAGGTGAATCTCAGACTAAAGAAATTGCTACAGAAACAGATGAAACTATTGATCAACCTGTTACCTTCAAATTTGATTTTGGAGATGGCAATGCAGCAGATGGCTACAAGCAAGTAACTAGTACTACTTTCTATTCTCCTGAAACTGGTTATGGTTTAGTTTCTGAAACTCCATTAAGTACAGGTAGTAATAATGGAAAGGAAGATGCTTCATCAGATTTTTTGACAAGCGTACATCCATTTTATTTCACGATGGATATGCCAGAAGGGAATTATAGAATAAAAATTACTTTTGGCAATGAGCAAACAGCTACCAAAGCCACTGTTAAAGCAGAATCTAGAAGGTTGATGCTTTATGATTTGAATTTAGCTGCAGGTGAGTTCGCTACAAAATCCATTGTAGTAAATGTGCGCACTCCCAAAATTAATGAGCAAGAAAGCATTCGCCTCAAATCAAGAGAGCATCCTTATTTAAACTGGGACAATCAACTTACACTAGAGTTTTCGAATAAAAACCCGAATATCAATTCCATCGAAATTACAGAAGACAAAGAAATACCCACAGTTTTTCTGGCAGGCAATTCTACAGTAGTTGATCAGGAATATGAACCGTGGGCTGCTTGGGGGCAAATGTTTCCAGCATTTTTAAAAGATGATATTGCTGTAGCCAACTATGCCGAATCTGGTGAAACGCTCAAAGCATTTGTAGGCGAAAAACGATGGGAAAAGGTAATGAGCAAGATGAAAGCTGGCGATTTTCTTTTTATCGAGTTTGCACACAACGACCAAAAACCCGGTGGTGCGCATGTAGAAGCTTTCACTGGTTACAAAGAATTAGTTAAAAGATTTATCAAAGAAACCAAAGACAAAGGAGCTACTCCAATTTTGGTTACCTCCATGCACAGACGCAGGTTCAACGAGCAGGGAAAAATCATCAACACGTTAGAAAATTATCCGGAAGCCATGCGCCAAACAGCCGAAGAAGAACAAGTTGCATTGGTCGATCTAAATGCCATGAGCAAAGATTTTTATGAGGCAATGGGAGTAGAAGATTCTAAAAAGGCTTTTGTACATTTTGCAGCAGGCACATTTCCGGGACAAGAGAAAGACCTAGCAGACAACACCCATTTTAGTACCTATGGTGCTTATGAATTGGCAAAATGTATTGTGGAAGGAGTGAAAGACAATGTGCCCGAACTGGCAAAACATTTAAAAGATAATCTTCCAGAATTCGACCCGGCAAAACCGGATGATTTTGAAAGTTTCGACTGGCCATTGAGTCCTTCATTCGAAAACAAAAAGCCAGATGGCAATTAG
- a CDS encoding glycoside hydrolase family 28 protein: protein MKRNKIWNGQLNLLLFAGLLASLFAIELLHTTSAFAQEQSENPAWVKKVGARKTPKSNKIFKVNDYGAVADGKTLNTKAIQDAIDACATKGGGIVSFENGTYLTGSVFVKKGVNLQIGKGVEIRGSQNIEDYPEIDTRVAGIEMKWPAALVNIIDQKNAAITGEGTIHAQGKPFWDMYWKMRKEEYEPKGLRWIVDYDAKRPRTVLVSGSTDVTISGLTLKQAGFWTVHVLYSEFVTIDGLIIRNNVDGHGPSTDGVDIDSSSYVLVKNCDIDCNDDNFCLKAGRDADGLRVNKPAEYIVIRDCISRKGGGLITFGSETSGSIRHVLAQNLTAKGTGIGIRFKSATTRGGTVEDIYMKDIYMDEVGTPIEVSMNWNPSYSYSTLPEGYDYETIPPHWKTMLEKVEPAEKGIPKFKNVHIEDIKVTNAKKALSASGLENSTIEEFYFKDIDIEAETAGQINHANGWKFENVTFTTKDNSKLSVENSSDMDL, encoded by the coding sequence ATGAAAAGAAATAAGATATGGAACGGACAATTGAATCTGTTGCTATTTGCCGGATTGCTAGCAAGTCTGTTTGCGATAGAGTTATTACATACAACATCAGCTTTTGCACAAGAGCAAAGTGAAAACCCTGCTTGGGTAAAGAAAGTAGGTGCTAGAAAAACGCCCAAGTCTAATAAGATATTTAAAGTGAATGATTACGGTGCTGTGGCAGATGGTAAAACACTCAATACCAAAGCAATACAAGATGCCATTGATGCTTGTGCTACTAAAGGAGGCGGCATTGTTAGCTTTGAAAATGGCACTTATTTAACCGGTTCTGTTTTCGTAAAAAAGGGTGTGAACTTGCAAATTGGCAAAGGTGTAGAAATTAGAGGCAGCCAAAATATCGAAGATTATCCGGAGATTGACACCCGTGTAGCAGGCATTGAAATGAAATGGCCAGCAGCACTTGTGAACATCATCGATCAAAAAAACGCAGCCATTACCGGAGAAGGAACCATTCACGCGCAGGGCAAACCCTTCTGGGATATGTACTGGAAAATGCGTAAGGAAGAATACGAACCAAAAGGCTTACGCTGGATTGTAGACTACGATGCAAAAAGACCTAGAACGGTGTTGGTTTCAGGTTCTACCGATGTTACCATTTCGGGCCTTACATTAAAACAAGCTGGCTTCTGGACGGTGCATGTGCTTTATTCTGAGTTTGTTACGATTGACGGACTCATTATTAGAAACAATGTAGATGGCCACGGCCCAAGTACAGATGGTGTTGACATCGATTCGTCTTCTTATGTTTTGGTAAAAAACTGCGATATAGATTGTAATGATGATAATTTTTGCTTGAAAGCAGGTCGCGATGCAGATGGATTAAGGGTAAATAAACCGGCAGAGTATATCGTAATTCGCGATTGTATTTCTAGAAAAGGCGGCGGACTCATCACTTTTGGTAGCGAAACTTCTGGAAGTATCAGGCACGTATTAGCACAAAATCTGACCGCCAAAGGAACAGGCATTGGCATCAGGTTTAAGTCTGCTACTACCAGAGGCGGTACTGTAGAAGATATTTATATGAAAGATATTTACATGGATGAAGTGGGTACGCCAATAGAAGTTTCTATGAACTGGAATCCGAGCTATAGTTATTCTACTTTGCCAGAAGGATACGATTATGAAACCATTCCACCACATTGGAAAACCATGTTAGAAAAAGTGGAGCCTGCCGAAAAAGGGATTCCGAAATTTAAGAATGTACATATCGAAGACATTAAAGTAACCAATGCAAAAAAAGCGTTGTCTGCATCTGGTTTAGAAAACTCTACCATAGAAGAATTTTACTTTAAAGATATTGATATTGAAGCAGAGACTGCCGGACAGATCAATCACGCAAACGGATGGAAGTTTGAAAATGTAACTTTCACAACCAAAGATAATAGCAAGCTTTCAGTAGAGAATTCTTCTGATATGGATTTGTAA
- a CDS encoding glycoside hydrolase family 88/105 protein, with translation MRNSNNSIIRKSGSLGFICLIFLGLFACSDSQELPPKQEILDKMVLTNKYFMEKWPDVGKRIVTNRSRASNIWTRGVYYEGLMKLYELKPEQAYYDYGYTWGEFHEWNLRDGDTYTRNADNQCAGQTYIDLYLIDQKKPEMVEYIKASIDSMMRTEKVDDWDWIDAIQMAMPVFARLGVMENDDAYFERMYAMYDFTKDSIGENGLYNPEDGLWWRDADFDPPYKEPNGEDCYWSRGNGWVVAALVRVLEQIPADEPHRKEYEADLKSMLEALIPLQREDGFWNVSLHDPTNFGGKETTGTSLFIYGMAWGINNGLLSAEKYKPVITKAYNAIVNEAIHPNGFLGYVQGTGKEPKDGQPVTYDSKPDFEDYGLGCFLLAASEIYKMVD, from the coding sequence ATGAGAAATAGCAATAACAGTATCATTCGCAAAAGTGGTTCTTTGGGTTTTATCTGCCTGATTTTCTTGGGATTATTTGCCTGTTCAGATTCGCAGGAGTTGCCACCAAAGCAGGAAATTTTAGATAAAATGGTGCTCACTAACAAATACTTTATGGAGAAATGGCCTGATGTAGGCAAGCGCATTGTAACAAACCGTTCCCGTGCCAGCAACATCTGGACGAGAGGAGTGTATTACGAAGGGCTCATGAAACTCTACGAACTCAAACCTGAGCAAGCATACTACGATTACGGATACACTTGGGGCGAATTTCACGAATGGAATTTACGCGATGGAGACACTTACACCCGTAATGCCGACAACCAGTGTGCAGGGCAAACTTATATTGATTTGTATTTAATCGATCAGAAGAAACCCGAAATGGTTGAATACATTAAAGCATCTATAGATAGCATGATGCGCACTGAAAAAGTAGACGATTGGGACTGGATAGATGCCATCCAAATGGCGATGCCGGTGTTTGCCAGACTGGGTGTAATGGAAAATGACGATGCTTATTTCGAAAGAATGTATGCCATGTACGACTTCACCAAAGATTCAATTGGCGAAAATGGGCTTTATAATCCCGAAGATGGGCTGTGGTGGCGCGATGCAGATTTTGACCCACCCTACAAAGAACCTAATGGCGAAGATTGCTACTGGTCTAGAGGAAACGGCTGGGTAGTAGCTGCTTTGGTGCGAGTATTGGAGCAAATTCCTGCCGATGAACCCCACCGAAAAGAATATGAAGCCGACCTTAAAAGCATGCTAGAAGCATTAATTCCTCTCCAAAGAGAAGATGGTTTTTGGAACGTAAGTTTGCACGACCCAACCAATTTTGGCGGTAAAGAAACCACAGGCACTTCGCTATTTATATATGGAATGGCATGGGGCATTAATAACGGTTTGCTCAGTGCAGAGAAATACAAGCCCGTAATCACCAAAGCTTACAATGCCATTGTAAATGAGGCAATTCACCCCAATGGATTTTTAGGCTACGTACAAGGTACAGGTAAAGAGCCGAAAGATGGCCAGCCAGTAACCTATGACAGCAAACCCGATTTTGAAGATTATGGATTAGGATGTTTTCTATTAGCAGCAAGTGAAATCTACAAAATGGTCGATTGA
- a CDS encoding WG repeat-containing protein encodes MDKKNIKSIINNLIQKGETKKALDILLTEKFDKQNKEIVILCNRYHEIKKKSRLGIIILQEEQIELNKINVAVLEILENINESKISSEKNEQNIFTNSNLKTIILSICIVILLIFTVIYYSLKINKPQLEEKILTKSESLNPTSTESFERPENKEIIKESNLEKDLELEQAIKHILSKKPDDSNEFEQLIVNNQFEKALEVIEIAETRTKDKYLLTHLDNRRKSIYLIREHDIDNAWISFPRTLILTVKENKYGLLNRKGEEVCKPKFNEIEPLFFGNLYCTILDSMYGFFNEEGEEIFKTVFSEVNPMIFDEFTLVKKDGLYGLLDIDGNFILEPKFNQIERVMEDLIFTNENEKWGVIDTTGYQILENDYEQLEYIKKEGLIYAVKKGKGEYLDRKGRLTTNPALN; translated from the coding sequence ATGGATAAAAAAAATATCAAGTCAATAATAAATAATTTAATTCAAAAAGGAGAAACAAAAAAAGCTCTTGACATTTTATTGACTGAAAAATTTGATAAACAAAATAAAGAAATAGTTATACTTTGTAATCGCTATCATGAAATTAAGAAAAAATCAAGATTAGGTATAATAATACTACAAGAAGAACAAATTGAACTCAATAAAATTAATGTTGCTGTTTTAGAAATTTTAGAAAATATAAATGAAAGTAAAATTTCAAGTGAGAAAAATGAACAAAATATTTTCACCAATAGTAATCTTAAAACAATCATATTATCAATTTGCATTGTAATTCTTTTAATATTTACAGTGATATATTATAGTTTAAAAATCAATAAACCTCAATTAGAAGAAAAAATATTAACAAAATCTGAATCATTAAATCCTACTTCTACCGAAAGTTTCGAACGACCTGAAAATAAAGAAATAATAAAGGAAAGTAACCTTGAAAAGGATTTAGAACTAGAGCAAGCTATTAAACATATTCTATCTAAAAAGCCTGATGATTCAAATGAATTTGAGCAGTTAATTGTTAATAATCAATTTGAAAAGGCACTTGAAGTCATTGAAATAGCGGAAACAAGAACTAAAGATAAGTATTTACTAACTCATTTAGATAATAGAAGAAAATCTATTTATCTAATCAGAGAACACGATATAGATAATGCATGGATAAGTTTTCCTAGAACATTGATATTAACAGTAAAAGAAAATAAATATGGGTTACTTAATAGAAAAGGTGAAGAAGTTTGTAAACCAAAATTTAATGAAATTGAACCTCTTTTTTTTGGGAATTTATACTGTACTATATTAGACAGCATGTATGGCTTTTTTAATGAAGAGGGAGAAGAAATTTTCAAAACTGTTTTTTCGGAAGTAAATCCAATGATCTTTGACGAGTTTACATTAGTAAAAAAAGATGGACTTTATGGATTATTAGATATAGATGGCAATTTTATACTTGAACCCAAATTTAATCAAATAGAAAGAGTCATGGAGGATCTAATTTTCACTAATGAAAATGAAAAATGGGGAGTAATAGATACTACTGGTTATCAGATTTTAGAAAATGATTATGAACAACTTGAGTATATAAAAAAAGAAGGCTTAATTTACGCTGTTAAAAAAGGCAAAGGTGAATATCTTGATAGAAAAGGAAGACTAACTACAAATCCAGCATTAAATTAA
- a CDS encoding class I SAM-dependent methyltransferase has protein sequence MNEITKNFFLEIGISKGMTVLDVGCGRGITTELLAEIIGDNGKVIGIDSNKNSINSASAIAISKKQNNIKYICSDLTNLSIEAYKFDAIVGRRILVYLSDPKTIIRELSKLLKPEGIMGFQEHDSTGIINKEKMPLHYKVNNWLWSLVESNGGNINIGKELWNIFSHESMRIENIKSEAIIQTPNNNVSIAPILQNLVGVLLAKKIISEDDLNNLFDNP, from the coding sequence ATGAATGAAATCACAAAAAACTTTTTTTTAGAAATTGGTATTTCCAAAGGTATGACTGTGCTTGATGTGGGATGCGGAAGAGGAATCACCACTGAGCTACTAGCCGAAATTATTGGTGATAATGGTAAAGTAATAGGTATAGATTCAAATAAAAACAGTATAAATTCAGCTTCTGCAATTGCTATCTCAAAAAAGCAAAACAATATAAAGTATATATGTTCAGATTTAACAAATCTATCTATAGAAGCATATAAATTTGATGCCATTGTGGGAAGACGAATACTAGTGTATTTATCTGATCCCAAAACAATAATAAGAGAACTTTCTAAGCTTTTAAAACCTGAAGGGATTATGGGTTTTCAAGAACATGATTCTACTGGAATAATTAATAAAGAAAAAATGCCTCTGCATTACAAAGTTAATAATTGGTTATGGAGCTTGGTTGAAAGTAATGGCGGAAATATAAATATTGGAAAAGAGCTCTGGAATATTTTTTCTCACGAGTCTATGCGCATAGAAAATATAAAATCAGAAGCCATCATTCAAACTCCAAATAATAATGTCTCCATAGCTCCTATTTTACAAAACTTAGTAGGAGTATTATTAGCTAAAAAAATTATTTCAGAGGATGATTTAAATAATTTATTTGACAACCCTTGA
- a CDS encoding alpha/beta fold hydrolase → MKSLKITIVLLFALSLNNFAQTVTDAFEVVKSGKGAKSIILIPGFASAGEVWDETKSKFEQGYTCYTLTMAGFAGVTPQENPTFKNWETSIANYIKTNNIEKPIIIGHSMGGVFAMALAADYPDLIEKIIVVDALPCISALMNPTFKSVEKPDCTAMVQQITSASNDQFYQMQKMSAQRLVADTTKQELILNWSLQSDRKTFAEMYCDFANVDLRESIKNIKCPSLILLEDYFKNIKPSIEAQYKNLQTADLQYSTKGLHFIMYDDKDWYFNQLQNFLNGI, encoded by the coding sequence ATGAAGAGTTTAAAAATAACCATTGTTTTATTATTCGCTTTAAGCCTAAATAATTTTGCTCAAACTGTTACAGATGCTTTTGAAGTAGTTAAAAGTGGCAAAGGTGCAAAGTCAATTATTTTAATTCCGGGTTTTGCTAGTGCTGGAGAAGTTTGGGACGAAACTAAATCTAAATTTGAACAAGGCTACACTTGCTACACATTAACAATGGCTGGTTTTGCAGGAGTAACCCCACAAGAAAATCCTACTTTTAAAAATTGGGAAACTAGCATTGCCAACTACATTAAAACCAACAATATTGAAAAACCGATTATTATTGGCCACAGCATGGGAGGCGTTTTTGCAATGGCACTAGCGGCAGATTATCCTGATCTTATAGAAAAAATAATTGTAGTTGACGCACTACCTTGTATCTCTGCTTTGATGAATCCAACTTTTAAATCGGTGGAGAAGCCCGATTGCACAGCTATGGTTCAGCAAATTACTTCTGCCAGTAATGACCAATTTTACCAAATGCAAAAAATGTCTGCTCAAAGACTTGTGGCAGATACCACCAAGCAAGAATTAATACTGAATTGGAGCTTACAATCAGACAGAAAAACCTTTGCCGAAATGTATTGCGACTTTGCTAATGTGGATTTAAGAGAGTCGATCAAAAACATAAAATGTCCTTCGCTTATCTTGCTAGAAGATTACTTTAAAAATATAAAACCTAGTATTGAAGCACAATACAAAAATCTACAAACTGCAGATTTACAGTATTCAACCAAAGGTTTGCATTTTATTATGTATGATGATAAGGACTGGTATTTCAATCAATTACAAAATTTTTTAAATGGCATTTGA
- a CDS encoding RNA polymerase sigma factor: MAFEEIYNTYWQKIFRLCMGFTNDHDLAQDMAQETFIIVWKQLPKFRNESNIGTWIYRIATNNCLRQIEKQKRYPSAEMPKNITEEKQANIEPKIQLLYKFISELKETDRIIISLELENIKQSEIANIVGISEANTRVKIHRIKEKLTQKFKENGLK; encoded by the coding sequence ATGGCATTTGAAGAAATATATAATACCTACTGGCAAAAAATATTTCGCTTGTGCATGGGATTTACCAACGATCACGATCTAGCTCAAGACATGGCTCAAGAAACATTTATAATTGTATGGAAACAGTTACCAAAGTTTAGAAACGAGTCGAATATTGGCACTTGGATTTATAGAATAGCTACAAACAATTGTTTGCGACAGATCGAGAAGCAAAAGCGATATCCAAGTGCGGAGATGCCAAAAAATATAACAGAAGAAAAACAGGCTAACATCGAACCGAAAATTCAATTGCTTTATAAATTCATCTCTGAGCTAAAAGAAACTGATCGTATTATTATCTCATTGGAATTGGAAAATATTAAGCAGTCAGAAATAGCCAACATTGTAGGTATTTCGGAAGCAAACACAAGAGTAAAAATTCATAGAATAAAGGAAAAATTAACTCAAAAATTTAAAGAAAATGGACTCAAGTAA